The Girardinichthys multiradiatus isolate DD_20200921_A chromosome 24, DD_fGirMul_XY1, whole genome shotgun sequence genome has a window encoding:
- the prkag3a gene encoding 5'-AMP-activated protein kinase subunit gamma-1 isoform X3, whose amino-acid sequence MKSHSCYDAIPISCKLVIFDTTLQVKRAFFALVANGLRAAPLWDSKLQRFVGMLTITDFINILHCYYKSPMVQMYGLESHKIETWRGDSLQNVYLKSPAQFLISISPQASLFDAIYSLLRYKIHRLPVIDPDSGNVLHILTHKRILKFLHIFGKNVPKPAFLKKPVQELGIGTFRNIATVHQTATLYEALSIFVERQVSALPVVDEQSKVVALYSRFDVINLAAEKTYNNLDMPMQEAICRRTCCVEGVIKCYPHESLEVVIDRIVKAEVHRLVLVDRSDVVKGIISLSDLLQALVLTPAGIDALLS is encoded by the exons ATGAAAAGTCACAGTTGCTATGATGCCATTCCGATCAGCTGCAAACTGGTCATATTTGATACAACACTACAG GTGAAAAGGGCCTTTTTTGCCCTGGTGGCAAATGGCTTGAGGGCTGCACCTCTATGGGACAGCAAGTTGCAGAGATTTGTGG GCATGCTGACTATTACTGATTTCATCAACATCCTCCATTGTTATTACAAGTCACCAATG GTCCAAATGTATGGGCTGGAGAGCCATAAGATTGAAACATGGAGAGGTGATTCCCTTCAAA ATGTGTACTTAAAGTCTCCAGCTCAGTTCCTCATCAGTATTTCTCCACAGGCCAG CCTCTTCGATGCCATCTATTCCTTACTCAGATACAAAATCCACAGGCTCCCTGTCATCGACCCAGATTCTGGAAATGTTCTGCACATTCTGACTCACAAGCGAATCCTCAAGTTCCTGCACATATTT ggAAAAAATGTGCCCAAACCTGCATTTCTCAAGAAGCCGGTTCAGGAACTGGGCATAGGAACGTTCAGGAACATTGCAACAGTCCACCAAACAGCAACGCTTTATGAAGCCCTGTCCATATTTGTGGAGAGGCAAGTGTCAGCACTCCCAGTGGTGGATGAGCAAA GCAAAGTGGTGGCACTCTACTCAAGATTTGATGTTATT AATCTGGCAGCCGAGAAGACCTATAACAACCTGGACATGCCGATGCAGGAAGCCATTTGCAGACGCACATGTTGTGTTGAGGGCGTGATCAAGTGCTATCCACATGAATCTTTAGAAGTGGTCATAGATCGAATAGTTAAAGCTGAG GTCCATCGGCTGGTCCTGGTGGACAGATCTGACGTTGTGAAGGGCATTATCTCTCTGTCTGATCTGCTGCAGGCTTTGGTCCTCACGCCTGCAGGCATCGATGCTCTTCTGTCCTAG
- the prkag3a gene encoding 5'-AMP-activated protein kinase subunit gamma-1 isoform X1: MEPLSQVSGSPENPKIKKQEADATVYLNFMKSHSCYDAIPISCKLVIFDTTLQVKRAFFALVANGLRAAPLWDSKLQRFVGMLTITDFINILHCYYKSPMVQMYGLESHKIETWRGDSLQNVYLKSPAQFLISISPQASLFDAIYSLLRYKIHRLPVIDPDSGNVLHILTHKRILKFLHIFGKNVPKPAFLKKPVQELGIGTFRNIATVHQTATLYEALSIFVERQVSALPVVDEQSKVVALYSRFDVINLAAEKTYNNLDMPMQEAICRRTCCVEGVIKCYPHESLEVVIDRIVKAEVHRLVLVDRSDVVKGIISLSDLLQALVLTPAGIDALLS, translated from the exons ATGGAGCCTCTTTCACAG GTGTCAGGTTCACCAGAGAACCCAAAGATAAAGAAACAAG AGGCTGATGCTACGGTCTACCTGAATTTCATGAAAAGTCACAGTTGCTATGATGCCATTCCGATCAGCTGCAAACTGGTCATATTTGATACAACACTACAG GTGAAAAGGGCCTTTTTTGCCCTGGTGGCAAATGGCTTGAGGGCTGCACCTCTATGGGACAGCAAGTTGCAGAGATTTGTGG GCATGCTGACTATTACTGATTTCATCAACATCCTCCATTGTTATTACAAGTCACCAATG GTCCAAATGTATGGGCTGGAGAGCCATAAGATTGAAACATGGAGAGGTGATTCCCTTCAAA ATGTGTACTTAAAGTCTCCAGCTCAGTTCCTCATCAGTATTTCTCCACAGGCCAG CCTCTTCGATGCCATCTATTCCTTACTCAGATACAAAATCCACAGGCTCCCTGTCATCGACCCAGATTCTGGAAATGTTCTGCACATTCTGACTCACAAGCGAATCCTCAAGTTCCTGCACATATTT ggAAAAAATGTGCCCAAACCTGCATTTCTCAAGAAGCCGGTTCAGGAACTGGGCATAGGAACGTTCAGGAACATTGCAACAGTCCACCAAACAGCAACGCTTTATGAAGCCCTGTCCATATTTGTGGAGAGGCAAGTGTCAGCACTCCCAGTGGTGGATGAGCAAA GCAAAGTGGTGGCACTCTACTCAAGATTTGATGTTATT AATCTGGCAGCCGAGAAGACCTATAACAACCTGGACATGCCGATGCAGGAAGCCATTTGCAGACGCACATGTTGTGTTGAGGGCGTGATCAAGTGCTATCCACATGAATCTTTAGAAGTGGTCATAGATCGAATAGTTAAAGCTGAG GTCCATCGGCTGGTCCTGGTGGACAGATCTGACGTTGTGAAGGGCATTATCTCTCTGTCTGATCTGCTGCAGGCTTTGGTCCTCACGCCTGCAGGCATCGATGCTCTTCTGTCCTAG
- the prkag3a gene encoding 5'-AMP-activated protein kinase subunit gamma-1 isoform X2, which translates to MEPLSQVSGSPENPKIKKQEADATVYLNFMKSHSCYDAIPISCKLVIFDTTLQVKRAFFALVANGLRAAPLWDSKLQRFVGMLTITDFINILHCYYKSPMVQMYGLESHKIETWRDVYLKSPAQFLISISPQASLFDAIYSLLRYKIHRLPVIDPDSGNVLHILTHKRILKFLHIFGKNVPKPAFLKKPVQELGIGTFRNIATVHQTATLYEALSIFVERQVSALPVVDEQSKVVALYSRFDVINLAAEKTYNNLDMPMQEAICRRTCCVEGVIKCYPHESLEVVIDRIVKAEVHRLVLVDRSDVVKGIISLSDLLQALVLTPAGIDALLS; encoded by the exons ATGGAGCCTCTTTCACAG GTGTCAGGTTCACCAGAGAACCCAAAGATAAAGAAACAAG AGGCTGATGCTACGGTCTACCTGAATTTCATGAAAAGTCACAGTTGCTATGATGCCATTCCGATCAGCTGCAAACTGGTCATATTTGATACAACACTACAG GTGAAAAGGGCCTTTTTTGCCCTGGTGGCAAATGGCTTGAGGGCTGCACCTCTATGGGACAGCAAGTTGCAGAGATTTGTGG GCATGCTGACTATTACTGATTTCATCAACATCCTCCATTGTTATTACAAGTCACCAATG GTCCAAATGTATGGGCTGGAGAGCCATAAGATTGAAACATGGAGAG ATGTGTACTTAAAGTCTCCAGCTCAGTTCCTCATCAGTATTTCTCCACAGGCCAG CCTCTTCGATGCCATCTATTCCTTACTCAGATACAAAATCCACAGGCTCCCTGTCATCGACCCAGATTCTGGAAATGTTCTGCACATTCTGACTCACAAGCGAATCCTCAAGTTCCTGCACATATTT ggAAAAAATGTGCCCAAACCTGCATTTCTCAAGAAGCCGGTTCAGGAACTGGGCATAGGAACGTTCAGGAACATTGCAACAGTCCACCAAACAGCAACGCTTTATGAAGCCCTGTCCATATTTGTGGAGAGGCAAGTGTCAGCACTCCCAGTGGTGGATGAGCAAA GCAAAGTGGTGGCACTCTACTCAAGATTTGATGTTATT AATCTGGCAGCCGAGAAGACCTATAACAACCTGGACATGCCGATGCAGGAAGCCATTTGCAGACGCACATGTTGTGTTGAGGGCGTGATCAAGTGCTATCCACATGAATCTTTAGAAGTGGTCATAGATCGAATAGTTAAAGCTGAG GTCCATCGGCTGGTCCTGGTGGACAGATCTGACGTTGTGAAGGGCATTATCTCTCTGTCTGATCTGCTGCAGGCTTTGGTCCTCACGCCTGCAGGCATCGATGCTCTTCTGTCCTAG
- the cnppd1 gene encoding protein CNPPD1: MDFDALFNENTFQFSDFQEFTFLPGHQKLTERVRKRLYYGLDKDVSLDALSSPVTDIAVEIFQKSAPSPIRKLQKKYAAHVAREACISPCAMMLALVYIERLRHRNPEYLQKISSSDLFLISMMVASKYLYDEGEEEEVFNDEWGAAGKLDVQTINNLEMSFLNAIEWSLFTEPRDFFDILSQLETSIAEKQGMKRGWFTYTDLCVLLDHSAWSHALAAIYQHFLKVSCMLGLVYLTSVAGLIATSAVVHQLNLSRGDQSLLPPVNEISFTFIQTSSLCPAHSLPCFVLTNKSLNSHTGLVEISQHQRQNDSPLVSAKSSVLCLWGSLLGSVGRTHPGKKSELETAQSWPSSSFDCSGCFANLPHLQCLLRNTSALLHHNPVGNHPQSTRLSSMEAAGSSLDSQFGAFPTVDPSPCHPEFLLPANKYQALLMPG; this comes from the exons ATGGATTTCGACGCGTTATTTAATGAGAATACGTTTCAGTTTTCGGACTTCCAGGAGTTCACG TTTCTTCCTGGCCACCAAAAGCTGACTGAGCGAGTGAGAAAAAGACTGTACTATGGCCTGGATAAAGATGTTTCATTAGATGCCCTTTCCTCCCCTGTTACAG ATATCGCTGTTGAAATTTTCCAGAAGTCTGCCCCAAGTCCAATCCGCAAGCTTCAGAAGAAGTATGCTGCTCATGTTGCAAG GGAGGCCTGCATCTCTCCATGTGCCATGATGTTGGCTTTGGTTTATATTGAAAGGCTGCGACACAGAAATCCTGAGTACCTGCAAAAAATCTCCTCATCTGACCTTTTTCTGATCTCGATG ATGGTTGCCAGCAAGTACCTGTATGATGAAGGTGAGGAAGAAGAGGTTTTCAATGACGAGTGGGGAGCGGCTGGGAAACTGGACGTCCAAACCATCAACAACCTGGAGATGAGTTTCTTGAATGCCATT gaGTGGAGCCTCTTCACAGAGCCAAGGGACTTCTTTGATATACTCAGCCAGCTGGAAACCAG CATTGCGGAGAAGCAAGGAATGAAACGTGGCTGGTTTACCTACACAGACCTGTGTGTGCTGCTGGATCACTCTGCATGGAGTCACGCCCTCGCTGCCATCTATCAGCACTTTCTAAAG GTATCCTGTATGCTTGGTCTGGTCTATCTAACCAGTGTAGCTGGTCTTATTGCCACCAGCGCTGTGGTCCACCAGCTCAATTTGTCAAGAGGTGACCAATCACTGCTTCCTCCAGTAAACGAAATCAGCTTCACCTTCATCCAGACTTCCAGTCTCTGTCCAGCCCATTCCCTGCCCTGTTTTGTTCTGACCAACAAGTCTCTGAACAGTCACACTGGTTTGGTTGAAATCAGCCAACACCAAAGACAAAACGATTCCCCGCTGGTTTCTGCAAAAAGCTCGGTTTTGTGTCTCTGGGGTTCTCTCCTGGGCTCAGTGGGTCGTACACATCCTGGAAAAAAGTCTGAATTGGAAACTGCTCAGTCCTGGCCTTCTTCCTCCTTCGACTGTTCTGGCTGTTTTGCAAACCTTCCTCATCTTCAGTGTTTACTGAGAAACACCTCGGCACTCCTTCACCACAACCCTGTTGGAAACCATCCCCAGTCGACACGGCTATCTTCCATGGAAGCAGCAGGGTCAAGTCTGGACTCACAGTTTGGGGCATTTCCAACAGTAGATCCGTCGCCCTGCCATCCTGAGTTTCTGCTGCCTGCCAACAAATATCAAGCTCTGCTCATGCCTGGCTAG
- the abcb6a gene encoding ATP-binding cassette sub-family B member 6, whose product MVFIQSYCEANTSISHTWVDEGIAPCFYFTLVPNILLAISFFLGTVHCICYQKYGTSMEPKFIPRSRLYGFQLALTVLLLLQFLGGVVWRAASSGELPGYVVLYSCFSTLGWAWALALLRVERWRVPLMDRTRGHSTALLVFWALAFSAENLAFVSWYSPHWWWDLETTQKEVQFALWLIRYVCTGLLFFIGLKAPGLPRRPYMLLINEDERDVENSTQSLLGRTEENQSTWQGFRKKVRLLVPYMWPRGNIILQVLVLFCLGLLGVERAINVFVPIYYKNIVNGLTDGSSWHTVASTVGIYVGLKFLQGGGAGASGFVSNIRSFLWIRVQQFTNRVVQVRLFAHLHSLSLRWHLGRKTGDVLRSIDRGTSSINSLLSYIVFSIFPTIADIVISIIYFVTYFNAWFGLIVFICMTLYLTLTIIITEWRTKYRRDMNLQDNAAKSKAVDSLLNFETVKYYNAENYEVSRFEDAILKYQASEWKTQASLAFLNQTQNVIIGSGLLAGSLLCAYFVTERKFLVGDFVLFGTYIIQLYTPLNWFGTYYRMIQNSFIDMESMFKLFEEEEEVKDDINAGNLLYKLGRVEFDNVYFSYINGKEILRDVSFTVLPGQTVALVGPSGSGKSTIIRLLFRFYNVQGGCIRIDGQDISKVKQTSLRAHIGVVPQDTVLFNDTIRENIRYGRITSSDREVEEAALAADIHDKVMAFPEGYDTQVGERGLKLSGGEKQRVAIARTILKAPQIILLDEATSALDTQTERNIQASLAKVCTNRTTIVVAHRLSTIIGADQILVISDGRIAERGRHEELLSKGGLYADMWMKQQQAHDSDSSSETEAKDRKSEKLQPPSTSSAHQGH is encoded by the exons ATGGTGTTCATCCAGAGCTATTGTGAGGCAAACACCTCCATCTCCCACACCTGGGTGGATGAAGGTATCGCCCCCTGCTTCTACTTCACCCTGGTTCCCAACATCCTGCTCGCCATCTCCTTCTTTCTCGGCACCGTCCACTGCATTTGCTACCAGAAGTATGGCACCTCCATGGAGCCCAAGTTCATCCCTCGCTCCCGCCTCTACGGCTTCCAGCTGGCTCTCACCGTGCTCCTCCTGCTTCAGTTTCTTGGTGGGGTGGTGTGGCGTGCTGCCAGCAGCGGAGAGCTCCCAGGTTACGTGGTGTTATACAGCTGCTTCTCAACCCTGGGATGGGCCTGGGCTTTAGCCCTGCTCAGGGTGGAGAGGTGGAGGGTTCCACTGATGGACCGGACGAGGGGACACAGCACCGCGCTGCTGGTGTTCTGGGCTTTAGCTTTCTCTGCTGAGAACCTAGCCTTCGTCTCCTGGTACAGTCCGCACTGGTGGTGGGACCTGGAGACCACTCAAAAAGAG GTGCAGTTTGCTCTCTGGTTGATCCGCTATGTCTGCACTGGACTGCTCTTCTTCATTGGTCTTAAAGCCCCTGGCTTGCCCCGAAGGCCCTACATGCTTCTTATAAATGAAGACGAGCGGGATGTGGAAAACAGCACGCAG AGTTTGTTAGGAAGAACGGAGGAGAACCAGTCCACCTGGCAGGGATTCAGGAAGAAGGTCCGCCTGCTTGTTCCCTATATGTGGCCCCGGGGCAACATTATTCTCCAGGTCCTGGTCCTCTTCTGTCTGGGATTGCTGGGAGTTGAGCGAGCTATTAATGTCTTTGTACCCATCTATTATAAAAATATCG TTAATGGGTTAACCGATGGCAGCAGCTGGCACACTGTGGCTTCTACAGTGGGTATATATGTTGGACTAAAGTTCCTGCAGGGTGGAGGAGCAG GTGCCTCTGGGTTTGTCAGTAACATACGTTCGTTCCTCTGGATTCGGGTGCAGCAGTTCACCAATCGAGTGGTTCAAGTTCGCCTGTTTGCCCACCTGCACTCCCTCTCCCTGCGCTGGCATCTGGGCCGCAAAACAGGGGATGTGCTCAGGAGCATTGACCGCGGCACCTCATCAATCAACAGCTTGCTCAG CTACATTGTCTTCAGCATCTTTCCAACCATCGCTGATATTGTCATTTCCATCATCTACTTCGTCACTTATTTCAATGCCTGGTTCGGCCTTATCGTCTTCATCTGCATGACCTTGTACCTCA CTCtcaccatcatcatcactgAGTGGAGAACCAAGTACAGACGAGACATGAATCTGCAGGACAACGCTGCCAAGTCCAAGGCTGTGGACTCCTTGTTAAACTTCGAGACG GTAAAATACTATAATGCAGAGAACTATGAGGTCAGCCGGTTTGAAGACGCCATCCTAAAGTATCAG GCTTCAGAGTGGAAGACTCAGGCATCCCTCGCCTTCCTGAATCAAACGCAGAACGTCATCATCGGGTCTGGACTGCTGGCCGGCTCTTTACTCTGTGCCTATTTTGTCACAGAGAGGAaatttctg GTTGGAGATTTTGTCCTCTTCGGTACATACATCATCCAACTGTACACCCCTCTCAACTGGTTTGGAACCTACTACAG AATGATCCAAAATTCCTTCATTGACATGGAAAGCATGTTCAAACTgtttgaggaggaagaagag GTGAAAGATGACATAAATGCAGGAAATCTGCTGTACAAACTGGGAAGAGTGGAGTTTGACAATGTTTACTTCAGCTACATAAATgg AAAAGAGATTCTCAGAGATGTTTCCTTCACTGTTCTTCCAGGACAGACTGTTGCACTG GTTGGACCATCGGGATCCGGGAAAAGTACCATCATTCGTCTGCTGTTCCGTTTTTATAATGTTCAGGGAGGCTGCATTCGCATTGACGGCCAGGATATCTCAAAA GTTAAGCAAACATCTCTGCGAGCTCACATCGGTGTGGTTCCCCAGGATACCGTGCTTTTTAATGACACAATCAGGGAAAACATTCGCTATGGTCGCATCACTTCCTCTGACCGGGAGGTGGAGGAAGCAGCTCTAGCTGCAGATATACATGATAAAGTCATGGCCTTCCCTGAAG GCTATGATACACAGGTGGGGGAGAGAGGTCTGAAGCTGAGTGGAGGTGAGAAGCAGAGGGTTGCAATTGCCAGAACAATCCTGAAGGCACCTCAGATCATCCTGCTGGATGag GCAACATCTGCTCTGGACACGCAGACCGAGCGTAACATCCAGGCCTCTCTAGCTAAAGTCTGCACCAACCGCACAACCATCGTCGTAGCGCACAG GTTGTCCACCATCATTGGAGCGGATCAGATTCTGGTCATCAGTGACGGTCGGATCGCTGAACGAGGACG ACATGAAGAATTGCTGTCCAAAGGAGGTCTATATGCGGACATGTGGATGAAGCAACAGCAGGCCCACGACTCAGATTCTTCATCAGAAACTGAAGCAAAAGATCGTAAATCTGAGAAACTACAGCCGCCGTCCACCTCTTCAGCCCATCAAGGGCATTGA